In Carya illinoinensis cultivar Pawnee chromosome 7, C.illinoinensisPawnee_v1, whole genome shotgun sequence, the following are encoded in one genomic region:
- the LOC122317497 gene encoding photosystem I reaction center subunit XI, chloroplastic produces the protein MATASPMASQLKSNFTSPIHRALVSPKGLSASPLKVLPSRPRLHSFTIKAVQSEKPTFQVIQPINGDPFIGSLETPVTSSPLIAWYLSNLPAYRTAVSPLLRGIEVGLAHGFLLVGPFVKTGPLRNTPYAGAAGSLGAAGLVVILSICLTMYGIASFNEGEPSTAPGLTLTGRKKQPDQLQTADGWAKFSGGFFFGGISGVTWAYFLLYVLDLPYYFK, from the exons ATGGCCACAGCTTCCCCAATGGCCAGCCAGCTCAAGTCCAATTTCACCTCACCAATTCATAGAGCTTTGGTCTCACCGAAAGGCCTCTCTGCATCTCCCCTCAAAGTCTTGCCTTCCAGGCCGAGACTCCATTCCTTCACCATCAAAGCTGTCCAGTCTGAAAAG CCAACTTTCCAAGTTATTCAGCCCATCAACGGTGACCCATTCATTGGAAGCCTAGAGACTCCAGTGACATCGAGCCCGTTGATTGCTTGGTATCTCTCAAACCTTCCGGCATATCGGACGGCAGTTAGCCCACTTCTGAGGGGCATTGAGGTAGGGCTAGCCCATGGATTCCTCCTTGTTGGACCATTCGTCAAGACTGGACCTCTGAGGAACACCCCTTATGCTGGAGCAGCCGGGTCTCTGGGTGCTGCTGGCCTTGTTGTTATTCTTAGCATATGCTTGACAATGTATGGCATTGCCTCCTTCAATGAGGGAGAACCATCCACTGCCCCCGGACTCACACTAACCGGACGGAAGAAGCAGCCCGACCAGCTGCAAACTGCCGACGGATGGGCCAAGTTCAGCGGTGGGTTCTTCTTCGGTGGGATTTCCGGTGTCACTTGGGCCTACTTCCTTCTATATGTCTTGGACCTTCCTTACTACTTCAAGTGA